The Amphiura filiformis chromosome 1, Afil_fr2py, whole genome shotgun sequence nucleotide sequence aagaaatgcatttttgtttctcacgcTTTTCTAGCAACATGCCAGAAGGCAATataattaaagcatgcgtttgacaggtttacacacacacaacacacactttGTGGGTAAAACCTTATTTTGAGATGACAGTAAAACAGGGTAAATCAATGCTTCTCTTgtacatttaaaataaacaataCTACTTTTCTGCACAAACCTAATGAGATGTTTcataagttaaagccataatgtacaatttaatatgaaattggctaatttttttcaaacctgattttttgacatatacagggtgtcccagaaaaaattaccgaatgaattaaattgaacgtaagtcgagaaatagatatcagaatcaaaaaatttaaaatgtagcgcatagacTATTTCATTGTGCATCACAttcgaaaattttatttgattcggttgatttgttacgaagaaattaacgattacataatgcacgcatcaatgcagttcattccaagtttgatcaacaggcgctttgttcatactcactcaccgcttcctaaagtttgtgtatctcattaaatttagtccacattatcggtgttatgttattcatgctttcactgaagatgaataacagtttgtccaagaaaactttgatatctgcaattggaagctttccaactttaattctttaggttgtgcaacaatgttatattttaactttccaaagaacatgtgccaagaataacaatgatcaagggcttacagctttacgcgtgatttttgataccatgcaacattaatgttgaagttttaaaacatttaagctttgcattacaatttattggaaatattccaaaaacattaatgtgtgagaAATTATTAAggcagctggaattctttatgcaataattcgtTTGGCAACATTTATAACAActttaacgaaaaaagatatttacaagtaccgagcatcatcttgcaTGCAAGCTTGCATTTCTAAtattgtgcaggttttcaaatttaaacaaaacctaattaaatgtttgcaagaaacagattgtttaaaaagaacgaaaaaaattcacagaacaaaatatgaagcacattgacaattaaccactagtgcgcattgtgttgaatgatctttctttcaaacttggaatgaagtgaattgacgcatacgttatgtaatcgctcatttcttcgtaaTCGGTCAACCGATTCCACTAAAATTGACATATTATatgtaaaataagattttttgattctgatgtttatttctcgacttacattcaaatttattcgcccggtaattttttctgggacaccctgtatatataatgTCTACAAggttcccaacttacacctaaatggaatcagccaatttGTTGGGTTTGCTGTTCAACAGAgctattttgacataatgttgtaTTCAGACATTGATTCCCCCATATTactccatgttaaatggccaaaatagccagtggggtttcttttaaTTCACTACATCTTGTTATTTCTgaataaaatggacagaaaccatttctaacagttattactaatattatttcagcattttgggtaaagaataacaaaattccaATGtgaccaaaatcatacattatggcttcaagCTACCTATCAGAGTATCATCCTGAGATTTCATCTTCAATGCAATTTACTGATATATGACACAATATTCATTATAAGATCATTAAACAGTTTAAAAATAAATGTAAGTCTAAAAGCTGTCCATTATTGCATTATGAAATCTAAACTTTAATGAACATGTCATAACACTGTCTATCATGCTGGTAGTTTATTTCTTCTGCAACAGTATAAGTAGAGCTAGGGTTCAATGTGCCTCCTGCAAAACCTGAAAATAATGCATTTAAATATAATCTCCTCATGTTAAagtactataatgaaagacaaagataaaaagactagtttgcgtctgacgtcatctgtcaatcaaactccgagcacggtttgtttacaagtgtcgtgatgattatgagttgctgaacacggcggtaaaaccaggcgccttattgttaattttgccccatcaaacatacaaaccatctcaaaagttaggtcttaattgtaggaaactttctttggtgaaggtaCCATGTCCACAAtgtctagaaaagttgctttttgccttgtaagagtaatttttcgccattcactgctattccttttctccgatcggcaccagccagatgaatcgaccttccttatacgcgctattagccaatcaaggatcgtagagaatttgctTGACAGtgccgtcagacgcaaactagtctttttatctttgtcttttatTATAGCTGTCATTTACAGGCTCTGCCAATGAACACCATATTTGTGCAAAGAATTGGAAGACATAATGTTGTAGCAGTATATAGCAAAGCTGAGGGTAATTTAGGCTTCTTCCTTACAAAATAATTTTACTCAGAATGATTGCATGATCTACTGTCAGACATGATTAGCTATTAGGCTATTAGAGTTTTGATTCAAATTTATGTGGCATGTGATGTCATGACAACATCACAAGTAACTTGTGAATTCCAATGAGAGCAGCAACAGCTGATAAAATAACTTCTGGTGAGTAAAATTATAATTTTCATAATGAAGATATCTATTGCCTCAGTCTTAATAAACCCCCACATTTTTTGCCACACTGTCCATTACAGTAACACATTCTCCACTATAAcaagacataataataataatcatgtgACATACCAAGAATAGTAACTGTAAATCCACACATCACTGTATTGCCTGCATCATCTGTAGCTGTGCATGTAACTCTCGTTTCACCCATGGGAAAGCTAAAATCTGAGGTACGGCTACATGAGACATCAACAACAGGATCAGTGTCATCAGAAGCTGTTGGAATCATCCAATTTACAACACTCTCAGATGACATGATGTCAGCTGGACAACTTATTGTTGGGGGTGTTTGATCTGTTGAAGGAAGAAAACAACCACAACCAAATTCAATAAATATGATCAAGTTGAAACCTACCTAAAACTTAAGAATTGGAAAAGATTTTAGAATGTCTTTCAGGTTCCTCAAAATTCAccccatgcataaaacacaacacaaagcCAGTGACTGCTATGCCGGAGAATTTCGAGTTACGGAGTATGACcttgtgacccaccatatcttaacacataggcTCAACCCCATTCATCtccaatctgagatgaatgttaatgcgGTACATATCAATGTGGGTGGTAACTCCTAACCAATAGCAGATAGACATGCATacatatctatataaataaaaggaagattgcccatcttgtgcgcgagtgttctccgaattgccttGACTTTCGACTTTGATTTAGTGGtttattgatcgggtacatattgccattatttcatcggacattcgtttttgcacaaattgatggtaactaagagaataacataaaaaactgctgtgttgctatgcaaaattgcatgcagtggcattgtgggtaataaggacagtgtgaatcgCGTAGCATTAATATTTagatgatcttacgagcttttcgcccctacgcagagctacgcgccccattttccgccactgcatcgaggttggcagcaaagagattaaggctacgacgcgtgaatcaggaGACCCGAGGTGGAGgcagtcagtgtacaatttcattatttattctaggcctatgaaacgtcgtttagttttacagccaaataTACGTGTAATGAATTTCACTTTATTTAGTTGAATTCTGTGaagaaatatggttaaaaccgggtgtTTTTTTCCCGGGCTTTTTTATTGtcgaaactcagtggtagcgcgtaccgtaactaactggcagtgcGTTGGCgttagtgcgttggcgtacaaggTATGTGACGCGCACGCACGGGGCCcctatgcataggccaactttccgtgccagagaaaaataattcatgaaaaaaggaagctaaaataatgagaacataattaaatgcaAATGAGAAATCTcacgctaagcaggaaatatgaaaactgggaacaaaatatgtagaaaaaaagccaaagctaaaaggacaaacgtaagaaagggtagatttataaaataataaataacatcaataaataaataacatggaaacggaaaataacagcatatatttattggaacaaaatagatctatgtagaagaaactgaaaaggttacagtaactaaacgggagcaaaataaagaaggaaagaaagaaactaatcagcaaacgtaagaaaaaaagctaaaattagattaaaattaatcaggaaatataagaaaaaagaagctaaaataatgagaacagaattaaataaataacatggaaacgggaaatcacaagctaagcaggcaAAGCAGcttaaaaaaaagaagctaaaaggaaacgtaagaaaggacagatttggaACATAATGGgatgcggttaggcctaaataaataaataacatggaaacggaaaatcacaaactaaatagcattttttttaaatgtgaacaaactaggcccatgtagaagaaactgaaaagaaagaaagaagctaaatggaactgccagaagggacaggtttagaaaaataaaatttactttttcaatgattctacttttcagtaattcctcctgttttagtgatcgctcccatttactcatctagtggggacccgcgcgaagcgcgggtatcccgctagtatatGAATAATGCATTATGCACATGCAATCTAACCCACGTGGTCCAACTGGGCCAGGTAACATAACACCCAAGGCTGCATTATGCACATGCAACCCACAGCAGAAAAACGTACCTTCCCATGCAGCCTATGTGCGTAGATCCCGCATGGAACCCGCCATTGAAGACCTACACGAGTTGCCCATATATCACCGGCTGCGTACTTCGTACTGTAACGTGCTCACtttgttttttcttcacattaTTAATCCTCATATTAAACTGGGTACCATAACGCTTTTCAATGTAAAAGAGCACCATATTAAAGCATTATTAGACCCAAAAAAAGTCCCCGGATACCAGCTAAATATTATAACGGGTTTTTCCAATGTCGGTCTCTTCCGCAGTCAGTTTGATCTGCTCACTGTGGTTTGTGCGGTGTGAGCGGAATCAAGCCAGCAGTAGAAGAGATCAAATTTCGAAGCACATGGGATGTGTAATTATGTTATTATGACATCGACGCTGGGCAGCTAGCTGTGGAAGTTTGGCTGGAATAACATACGGAATATACATGTATCACAGTAATATCAATGTGAAATGGAAACAGCCAAACCGTAAATCTCAATCAATTTACTGGGATTTTCTTTGAAATTCGTCATCTGTGAAACAACAATACAGAGGAAGAATTGCACCAACATGTTTCATTACAAACCGTGCCGGTGTATCTTGTTTATCTAAAGTCGATATCACTGCCAGTGTACACGTACCTACGTATGTACCCACACACACATATTAACTACatgaattatatataaatataaagcaGGTCACCGTATCAAAATTGCCCCTCATTTATTTGAACATCCTTGCCCTattaacacatcaaaaacaacTAAATGTCTATGCTTAAATCAACACAGATAATTCATATTACAGCGCCGACTATGGGTGATAATGGTCGCAGGAAGGACCGTGCATAGACCTACAGCGTTGGTCATTGTAGCCGTGCTGAGGTCTGTTCGCCATCGTGGTTACAATGCAACTGAAAGGTCATGTGACTATATCACTAGAATTTTCGCAAAGCATGCTGGAAGAAATCTTCGTCTGCTGTGCATGCAACCCAACCCGGGCCCAACCCTTGCGGTCTAGCTGGGTTAGGTAAAATAACACCCAAGGCTACAATATTAATGAGGTAGCATCATAGTCAGTATTTGAGTGCATTGTATTTTCCAAATATAGTAGACCCCTTTTTCTCGGGGGACAGCGGTTTTTTGGGAGTGAGCAACCAACATTGAAGATATGGTCTGCATGTGTATTCTTTTCTTAAGGTCATAAATGATATTAATTCTTGTTTATTCACCAATTTCATTTGTGAGacttaacatttctttattaaaataattataattgaacTGATTGAAGaaatacaattctgaatttttggcCTGTAATGCTTCAATACCTCTGTACCGTACTACTAGTTTCATTGGAAGAACATTGGTCTAAAGATATGCTTTCCCAGCTTTTATCTTGGCCCCAGGAAGTCATGAATCAACTTGCTTAATTTCAGAACATTGATGTAGCAATTAGGGGCTATTCTGGTAAGATTTTGCGGCTttagttttgtaacatattttaACATAGGCGCAtgcttaataaaaaaaatcatacatGATATGACATTTACATACAATGTCCACcactaataataattatcatcataataatattaaattaaataaataataataatacaaataatcataacaataataattttaatatttgagcTATGATTTGagcataataatagtaataatagtatAAAACCCTTTAAACCCATGTTTcctttgctatcggaagggaaagaacaaacaaaaaaggagagaagatgaacaaagaagtcacttggcaacACTGGGACTCGACCCTctgcatgccacgcagaagatcaccggCCTGTACCCACGGCGGTTTCGGTGGCCcgaccagcgattccctgggtatatatgacttaggctgatttgCGTCATCGCATTACGTGGAATCCATgcatgcacagtgctttttattgtgagctttagtgagattcagttcagttagggttaataaCAATTGCATTAATATGTTCAAGAGCAAGTAAAACTTGTCATACCAACTGTAACTGTAAAGGTACATGTATTTGCATTGTTGGCATCATCAGTAGCTGTACATGTTACGGCAACTACTCCAGTTGAGAAGAAATAGCCTGATGTGGGAGAACAGGACACCATAGGTGATGGATCAATATTATCTGTTGCAGTGGGATCAGTCCAGTACACATTTTGAGCAGATGATACAACCCTGTTGGTTGGGCAGTTGTTAAGTGATGGACTTTGTTGATCTGtagtaaatgattaaaaaaaaatacagaatCAATCTTATAAACAGGCACATGCTGGTAATAAGCCCTTTCAATATTCCAATTGCACATTCTTAGAGCTTATTAACAAATCAACACAAGAAAATTATCCCATCTCTTCCATTGACCACTGCATGAATGAACTGGCGCTTTTCTAGAATGTCACTTTTATTGTTCACTAGTGGGATGCCAGCGCTCCACGCAGGCCACTGCTAGCTGAGTAAAcaggagcgatcactaaaacaggaataATCACTAAACAGGTGACAATACTATGGCAACTGATTCTATACCAAATTGCTATTTTATCTTCCCCTCTCCGCCTCCCTCCCCTACACACGCCAAGATAAAGTGAGTTATGACCAAGAAGAATGTTTCACGGGTTAGGaaattttaaatcgactttcgaaaagttttttgatacattcattgatttctcaaaaagtaaaaatcgcagtttaacaaataacggttcaaatgaaagccattattgggggctaattgttgtatcactatgaaaggcctgacaccaatataaacacttgtttggtgacccaagttcatggtcatttctgctcacgcactttttacagatggcctggaatttcatattttggtttcagcgattgccgaaaaaaaggtggtatgtttttgaaaagcgtttccgcttggaatgtagatagttattgttgctattactcttcgcgattttaatttatgccctcttttactttagccgacaattttcaatgcattttacacaatagatacgtcgcttgcataaataccgctatttttaacagtatcgtttttgttaaccaacataccatccaaattagttctcaagactttgatgacaccatagataccaaatcggactgcatgtgatgaacagattttaaactagaatcaaaagaaccagcgtaggccctctcaaaatgtactttttaaaaatatcgcgttgtgataaaaatgactgtcttttccttgttttttataacaaggaaaagctttacttacctcaaacttcacacgtagtgttgtctcagtgtccgttactggttggtattattcagattaagcgattttcatgatttaggcctacttagcctacatttgaccaactatttgcccacaccgtgtacaaatatattccaaacatggcgctgcattcagtatcacactaacgacaaggttatactaagatgtgtaagactttctgacactatattcacggtttttctaatggctattcaaacttatgacaaatttggctggtttgcattgttcaataccatttcaccctgatgtgacagtgacgtcacatccggtgtcacttcagtataaagctggtttcatactaccctgccgcttgcaatgagcggcgtggcgcacacgcattgcagacaaacggacacaatcaaggcttgtcattggttgaaacgctcgcggcaagcggcaggaatgtatgctgggggcattatacaaattttattagggcgctggtgtacatacgcgcgcgcttaaagacaccgcatagatgcataagcgaaacagctgttcacaacgcgttgacatcactgccacatcgggatgaaaaatggtataggtaatagatgactatgaaacctcaaactcgcccctcgataaaggttggcaattgaagcaggcctcagtttagcgaactttgtctagtttaatgcgatgcgagtgcaagcgccgctcggacagtgaaggtttctggatatcgaatatgggtttagattaggcctatatcatgtcctctaggccatataatttatttttggaaaggaaagtctaatctcggagcctattcaattgagaagggactggattttgtcataataatataaaaattaatacttgtcgtccataacaagaaagaatgcctcgcgattttttttttgatatccagccatagtattttaattgattaaactgaacatgaagctatatctttactagcttcatgcactaatttgcagacccgcccagccttctacatgtagtgagtaccacattagattgtgtttacaagaaataataagcgctgcctcctcgaaatttcttatgccagcagctttgatgattaaatattatctacaaccccGCACCTGTGTTCAatgcctttcttttatctattgacctcaaaagaaaggattagaatgatcagaatgccgcccctgacccctttccacacattaataatgagtcggtaagggaacgtgctaccatTATACTTCAGCGAGTACGTATggccactacacagttcaatggccttattgtgatctggcgggcttTTTAAAAGCatggtccctgactgcgtgggcatatttccgggcaaggaacaatagagaccaattgcctggcaatgacgtcacatgtaatcccagtctatagtgtgattagaacattataggctggtggtcactataatacgatcagtacgaaaagtccaatgcgattattaatgtattttctaaaattaaaagaaccactttttagcgggaatttttgtaagttacacagctgaagttgtgaaagggttgaaagactacaatattacggcataaacaataatttctttgtttggtcgttattcctataggctcatcccttaaGTCGATAATAAACATTCAATTGTCAGCATAAAAGGTTAAATGTTGTTTATGATttttaatattgaatgaaaataTTTCTATACATCGTTTACTCAGTCTTCTATGTCTTCCTCTTTTCATATTTCTGCCAACTTCTTCCTGTATTCCAGTTCCCATTATttttaaatctgtcctttcttacatttccttttcaGATTTTTCTATAAATTTCTTCTacatattttgttcccatttttttatattcGCTGCTTTATAGCTTGTGTTTTCCTGTTTCGATGCAATTCCATGATAGATCTTTTTATTACATGTAAATGACTGGTGATGGTCACTTCACCTTCAACGGCACTAACAAAATTGAAATGTCATGCAAAAGATTTGCcggtatatataggcctatgtatggctTTAAAGATACTGTATAATTTAATgcaaaaatactttaaaatgtacgtTCAGCACGTGGCCTACCCTGTCTGGTATAGCATAATAATTAGGGCCTATGTATTGTAGCCGATACAAACAGAAACTACTGTGTCCCTTAATCAAACTTCAATTATCAACACGTGTTCGTGAAATTGTGTGAAATTACGTTTTTCAACATTATAACATTCATGGCTCGTTTTACAGAGTTGAGTGTAATCATGGCGTTGGGTATACTCGATTATTAAATTGTATTaattaaaatatgttttcaatgcAGATAAACTGTGTTTGCAACCACCCTATCTGTAGTAATTCAATAATATTTGACTAGAATTCTCTCACGCAGTCAGGGTGTTCCACAGTTTAGCTTGCACTTTAGTTTTGCACTTTCTAGATGGTATAAAGTcatgtaaacttcaaagattataatgcaataaatagggaaaaatacatttattttataagGACATGATATACACTACAAAAAGTTGATTATTGAACTCATTTAACCCAACATAGATTATTATTTGAAAGATACAAGACGTCATCATACTCCCGAGTCAAGCTCTGCCTGTCCAAAATATTAACAAGGTCACAaagtcattttaataacaatacgctatttacataagaATAGGGACACATGCAAATGAGCAAGTGCCACATCCTGATTTATTGATCCatggtagtatcccgggggttcttgcctagtagctaatttgcatggaccgttgagcgtttttgggttgggcaaggataaagacagatttcCTTCTAAaaactaatggcaagtttatatacggtcattttcacggtaaagggtgtaacttttgatttttagggtcaaaatttcaaaccacttaaatatgtttctgtttactgaaatcatgcatagaagcaacttaaattccagtaaaataatgtttcaaggcttaaaccttttggtttctaataaaaaaattgacatttccataacattttggttaaaatctaagaaaaaatgtattttacatatgctcagaaaattatgacatgaaagctggaatacatgtgaaatcccattccaaagtaagtcaacagatataagttaaattttataccatgttttgctatgtttgtaattgcagttttgaaatttttaacatcaaatgtcatttacaatggatatttcccaaccttaaacatattttttaagttttaattgggttcctaaaataatttgaatgtctaacttcatgcataaatactacttgatgaaaggaacctaccagccaagtttcacagaaattggagttattttttagaattggcaattcaagcaatttgtgtttcggaggcttcagttaacaacacaggtgatcataaaagtaaaatatttggctaactactacaagttgacatgaaaaataggtaaaaaatatcacaattaccaattttcatgttttgcatctaagtattgaatttcagttgtgacaaaaattaaattatcacagcaagtcattttctttgtttcggaggcttcatgttaacaatggttaaacattgcagaagtagtttttttgaaaataacactgttgggatcatctaagctgttattttcttgtgtgtattgaattaatgattctatgcagcagatattgtagattaatcacacattatttttttccccatttgttaagtatgctgttaacttgcatgtgaagcctccgaaacagactttcttgggtatcagtaaatttttcaaacattaaccataatatcaattttttttttaatttatgacattctgcacatatcaagtaacaattacaatgcagatatcaatatgaaacacaccaatttagatgtgcaaagatgataattaatcttattgttgtttcggaggcttcatttgtttcggaggcttcaagtgttaacggaaagtttgtattgggtcccattttcaaacggtgatatatatctccacgatttaaaaacaagtgacttgaggatctactttgctacattttgataaatagattggatgagctcttttatttatatttgcccaagctagctgaacagtttgtttcggaggcttcaaaagttaacggaaaacggctctttgaagtcaagattttataaaaaatttaaaagcttgcaaatcgactaattttagttacccatttcaagttaagattttaactgttatgaatcaagaagaagtgaagaaataaccaagaattatgaaccaaagctatacccacaaagtttgttaacaattgttaacggaaaatgaagccgaaaaaagtccggttctcaaaattacagggctgttcacaattaaatctaatgtggcagtgtttactgaacatatgaccatactttcaggataagaaaaattatccatgaactaactgaagaaaacacaggcttttacaaaaatgttactgttttttataatttttcaattacatttaagcctgctaaaactgaacgcagtaactcccaaagatgattatgctacccaaggtagctgctaactagatgacttatgtggccaaaaatcatggaattctgtggctttattagaacactacggatcaaaatgttaaaaatccaaa carries:
- the LOC140155173 gene encoding hyalin-like; its protein translation is MFSVGDTTVEYYWQVTNSNFANCIFAVSVILDQQSPSLNNCPTNRVVSSAQNVYWTDPTATDNIDPSPMVSCSPTSGYFFSTGVVTVTCTATDDANNANTCTFTVTVDQQSPSLNNCPTNRVVSSAQNVYWTDPTATDNIDPSPMVSCSPTSGYFFSTGVVAVTCTATDDANNANTCTFTVTVDQTPPTISCPADIMSSESVVNWMIPTASDDTDPVVDVSCSRTSDFSFPMGETRVTCTATDDAGNTVMCGFTVTILDMPATTAGHIDKCSKAVY